CCACACGATGGAAGGCACGGGATGCCGCCGTCCTGCCTTCCATTCATATGCGGCGCGCGATCCGGCCGGCACGAGATGTGGCGGCACCCGGCGGACGCGGGCGCGTTACGCTATGATCGAGCCGTGAAGGCCGACCGGACTAGATGGGAGGCGCGCTATCGCGGCGGCGATTGTCCGCACGACGGGCCTCCGTCGACCCTGCTCCACCGTTGGTTGCCCTCACTCACCCGCCGGCGTCGTGCGGCCCGGGGTGGCTCGTTGGCGCCGGTCGACACCCGCGCACCTCACGCGCGCGGGGCGCCACGGGCGCTGGACGTCGCGACCGGACTTGGCCGCAACGCGCTGGCCCTCGCTCATGCCGGCTACCGCGTCGACGCCGTTGACATCTCGCCGACGGCGCTGCACGAGGCCGCGCGGCGGGCAAGGCGCGCCGGGCTGCCCGGCATCCGCTGGATCGTCGCGGACCTCGATCGCTGGCGTCCCCAGCGCGGACTGTACGATGTGGTCGTGAACGCGTTCTTTCTGAAACGGCGGATGTTTCCGGCGCTGCGCGCGGCCGTCCGTCCCGGGGGCCTGCTGATCTTCGAGACGCACCTGGACGCGGGCGAACACGACGCCGGCCCCGCCGATCGCAGCCGCCGGCTTCGCCCCGGAGAACTCCGGCGGATCCTGGGCGACTGGGAGATCCTCTACGCAAGCGACGGACTCTATCGCGACCGGGGTCGCCGGATGGCGCTCGGACGCATCGTCGCCCGCCGTCCGCGGAGACTCGCGCGAACCGCCGGCGCGGCGCGCTCGGTGCGCCCGCCTCGGCGCTCGACCGGACTACCCAGGCTCGCCCACCGCAAATAGCGGATCGTTCGGATTGGTGGCCGGCGTCGTGACGGTGAAGAGGACGATGCCGGACGCCGGGGCGCGCACCTCTTCCAACCGCCGGCCGAAGTAGTCGCGGATCTCCCCAATGCGCCCGCCTGCTTCCACCTGGGCGCCCGGCGAAACCTCCGCGTAGAACAGACCCGCGTGTTGCGACGTCACCCAGTGCAGCCGCGCGAGGAGCGTGGTCGGCGGCACCGGCTCCGGCGCCCCGTTGACGATGCCGAGGTGTCGCAGGACATTGCGCAATCCGCGCAGGTGGAGGTGGAGCGACGCGTCGTCGAGCAGTCCCTGCCCGCCGGCCTCGGTGAGAATGGCCGGGATGTGGCGCTGCGCCGCCGCGGCATACGTGCCGCCGCCCACCCGCCCGCGCACGACGTACTGGATACCGTACACCCCGGCCAGCCCGCGCGTCCGGGCGTCCAGATCCGCGTTGCCGGTCTCGACCATGATTGTGAACGGCACCAGCGCTTCGTTGATGTCGCCGCCGTGGAGATCAACGTAGGCGTCGCTCGGCGCGATGACTTCCGTGAACAACGTGTGCGCAAGCCGCTCGCTCGCCGTGCCGTCGGCGTTGCCGGGAAAGAGCCGGTTGGGGTTCTTGCCGTCCAGCGGACAGATGTAGATGCTCCGGGCCACGAACGCCGGGACGTCGACGATGTGCACGATGACGGCGGTGCCGCGCACGTCGCGGGCCTCCAACGCCGCCGCGGTCCGGATCGCCGCCTCGATGCCGGGATATTCGCCGCCGTGCACGCCGGCCGTGATCGCCACACGCGGTCCCGGCGCGCTCCCGTTGACTACCGTCACCGGCATCTGAATCGGGGTTCCCGGGACCGGGAGGAATCCCGTGACCTTCGTCCCCGGCGAGGCGCGCAGCGATCCCACCACCACCACATCCTGTCCCATTGGCGCTCCTCTCAGGCCCCCGGCCGCAGGGCGGCGGGGCCAGCGCCGGGCCCGATGACCCTGTTCAGAATCGTCCGAATCTCCGCGAGACCCCGCGGTTCCAGGCGAAGACCGAGCGCGGCCGCCAGCGTACCGGCGACGACGGGTTCCGCGTCGTCCAGCGCGACCCGGCGCCCGAGCAGGCGCGCCATGGACGTCACGGGCCGGCCGAGCCCGCACGGATTGATGAGGTCGAACGCCGCCAGGTCGGGGGCGACGTTCAGCGCAAAGCCGTGCATCGTGACCTTGCGCCGGACGGCCACGCCGATCGCCGCCGCTTTGGCGCCGCCGACCCACACGCCGGGGAACCCCCGCAGGCGCTCGGCGCTGATCTGCCAGTGCGCCAGCGCGTCGATTAGGGCCGCTTCGAGCGCCCGGACGTAGCGCACCACGTCCTCGTCAAGGGCCCGCAGATCGACGATCGGGTACCCGACGAGCTGGCCGGGGCCGTGATACGTGACGTCGCCGCCCCGCTCAATCTGAAAGAGGTCGATGCCCCGAGCGGCGAGCGCGTCCGCGCCGGCCAGCACGTTGGAGGCGCGCGCGCTCCGGCCCAGGGTGATCACGGGCGGGTGCTCGAGCAGCAGCACCGTATCCGGAACTACGCCGGCCTGGCGGGCGGTGAGGAGCGCCTTCTGGAGCGTCCACGCCTCGCCGTAGGGGATGCGTCCGCACGAGACCGACCACGCCGTTCGCACGGGAACAGGATTCGACGACGCGCGGACGCGCTCCCGCGGGGGTTTACCGGGCGGAGGCGGCCCAGCCCGCGAGCACGGCCACGCCGCCGGCCAGGATTGCGATCTCGGCCGCGGCGTAGACGTTGTGCAGGGAGCGAATCGCGGCGTACCGGGGGTCGCCCGCGGCGCGATTGACGAAGTCCAGGCCGGCGGCGAGTCTCGTGATTTCGGGGGTCAGGTAGAGCGTCTGCACGAGCACGAGCGCCAGCATGATCGCCGCGACGGCGACCGTCCACCGCGCCGAACGCGCCGCGATCGCCGCGGCGAGCGCGATCACGCCGAGCGCCGCCTCCACGCGATTGAAGCGGGCAAAGGCCGCCTGTCCCAGCGCCACCGCTTGATTCCGGTCGAGCGCCGGGGTCGAAAAGCGCAGCGGGGCCTCAATGAAATCGAGCGCCGCCATGCCGCCGATCCACAGGGCAACGGCAAGCGTACGAACGACCGCGGCGAGTCCCGTCACGCCCTCGGGTGGTGGGCTTGCGCCGTCCGCTCCAGGACCGCCGGCACACCGGCGGGTGCGCGCCTGCCGGCCGGCGGGCGGACCGGGCGCACGTAGGCCCACCCGGCGGCGGCCAGGTACGCCACGTAGGCGATCACCTGGCTCAGCGAGGGCGTGCTCGTGTACCCGAACAGGGCCTCGAGCAGACCGCCCATCGTCGACGACTGGTTGACGAACCGGTTGGAGTCCCAGAGACGATCGACCAGCGCCGGCAGGATCCCGGCCTCGTGAAGTTCTCCCACGCCGCGGATCAAGAGACCCGCGCCCACCAGCAGCAGCAAACCGCTCGTCACGTTGAAGAAGACGCGCAGGTCGAGCCGGTAGGTCCCGCGATAGAGCAGCCAGCCCAGCAGCGCGGCGCCGCCCAATCCCAGAACGGCGCCGAGACCGGCGGCCGCCGCGGACGACGCCCGCACCGTGGCGAACAGAAAGAGGGCCGTCTCCACGCCTTCGCGGCCGACGGAGACCAGCGCGAGCACGACGAGCGCCGTGCGGGAGCCCGCCTGCAGCGCCCTGCTCATCCGGGCCTGCAGGGAGGAGCGAATGGTCACGGCTTCCCGCCGCATCCAGAAGATCATGTACGTCAGCACGGCGACCGCGGTCAGGAACGCGATGCCTTCGAACAGTTGCTCGCCGGGGCCGCTCATCTCTCCGGCCGTGGCGAAAATGATGCCGCCGGCGGCGAGGCTGAGGAGCACGGCACCGGCCACGCCGGCCCAGACGGCGGCGAAGTCGCGACGGTGGCCGGTCCGGGCGAGGTACGCGAGGAGGATGCCCACGATCAGGGACATTTCGAGCCCTTCCCTGAGCGTGATCAGGAACGAACCGATCATTCCTCGCGCCTTCCGCGCGCCGCCGAATTGTTCATCGTAGCAGTCAACAATCTCTTCCGCGGCCTAGGCTACCGAAGCCCGATGAATCTGTCAATACGAGTCGCCTCGCCTAGGTTTCTGCCCGTCCACGCCGGAAAGCGCCGGCGGGCGACGTCCGGTTCCCGCACCCTACGGTGAGATGTGGACCGCCGGTCGCCCGGCCGACCGTGGCCCGGCTTCGAAGTACGGCCGCGGGCGCATGCCCGCGGCGGCGGCGACCAGCACCGGCGGGAACTGTTGGACCAGCGTGTTGTAGGTGCGCACGCGATCGTTGTAGCGGCGCCGCTCGACGGCGATGCGGTTCTCCGTGCCCGCGAGTTCGTCCATGAGCGCGGCGACCGTGGCCCGGGCGCGCAGGGCGGGCGACGCTTCGACGATCCCGATCAGGCGGCCCATCGGGGCTTCGAGCGCCGACGCCGCGCGGACCCGGTCCGGGGATCCGGGCGGCGCGGCGAGATAGGCGGCGCGCGCCGCGACGATCGCCGACAACACCTGCCGCTCTTGGGCGAGAGCGCCGGCGGCCGCCGACACGAGCGCGGGAACCAGATCGACGCGCCGCTGGTACTGCGCTTCGACCTGCGCCCACTGCGCGTCGACGGCGCTTCGGGCCTGCACCAGTTGGTTGTACGTCACGATCCACCACCCGACCACGCCGAGGGCGGTGGCGAGGGCCACCAGGCCCGCGACGGCCCAGGTGCCGGAGCGCGGCGGCGGCGCGCTCATGGGAAGGGGCGGCGTACGAGGTGTCCGAGCGCTTCGATGCCGTGCGCGAGGCCCGCCCCGAACCGGCCCTCTCGGAACTGCGGAGCGATCACGAACTCGATGATGCTCCGGGCGTCCGCGGGACCGATCACGCCCGCGAGTCCACGGCCGAGCTCGATGTGAATGGCCCGATTGTCGAGTGCCACGAGCACCAGCACGCCGTTGTCGTGCCCGCGCTTGCCGATCCCGACGTGGTCAAAGTACGCCCGGGCGAATCCCGCGACGTCGTCCGCCCGCGGGACCACGAGCGCGGCGATCTCGACGCCGGTATCGCGTTCGACGGCCTCGGCCAGATGCCGGAGGCGCGCTTTGTCCCGCGCGCTGAGCAGACGACGTACGCTCACGAGGACCGCCTTACCATCCGCCGGACGCTCCGCCGCCGCCCGAGGCCCCGCCGCCGAACCCGCCGAAACCACCCCCACCGCCGCCGAAGCCCCCGCTTCCCCACCCGCCGCCGAAGAAGTACGGGACCGGCATCACGGCGGATCGCCGAACCAGCCGCTTGTCCCGGTACCCGCAGCGCGGACACGTCCAGGCCTCAACCGCGCCGACGCCCGAAGCCGTGCTCTGCGAGGTGAGTTGGAGCGCGGCGCCGCATCGCGGGCAGCGTCGCCGGCCGCCGAGCCGGCCCGCGATGAGAGACAAGGCCACAAACGCGAGGAACAGCAGGCCCGCCAGCCCGCCGCTTCCGGTGCCTCGAGAGGATGGCCGCGCGGTGCCGGCCGCACCCGGGCCTCCGCCCGGAACGGCCCCGGGTCCTCCGATCAGCCCCATCAGGGCGTCGGCGGCCGCGTTCAGCCCGTCGGCGTACCGCCCGGCGCGAAACGCCGGTGCCAGGGTGTCGCGGATGATGCGTCCGGCGTCGGCGTCGGTGACCTTCCCCTCCAGGCCGTAGCCGACCTCGATCCGAACCTCGCGCTCCTTCGGCGCGACGAGCAGCAAGATGCCGTTGTCCCGGCCGCGCCGGCCGACTTTCCACGCTTCCTCGAGGCGGGCGGCAAAGTCATCAATCGGGACACCGCCGAGATCGGCAAACACGGCGATCGCGATCTGGTTCGTCGTGGCCCGATCGTAGGCCGCAAGCCGCGCGTCGAGCGAAGCCCGGGCGGCCGGATCCAACAGGTGCGCAAAGTCGGACACGTAGCCCTGCGGCGCGGGGAATGCCGGCGGCGCGGCACCGCCGGGCGACGGCACAAGCACCGCGCCGGCGAGGCACGCGGCGGCAACCCATCCCCGCAGCGCTGTCAGGGCGTCGGCACCCCGAGATTCACGCGGGGCGCCTGGCCGGCGCCGGGCTGGGCCTGGAAATACGGCCGGGGTTGAAACCCAAAGCTCGACGCCACCAGCGTCGTGGGAAACGTCTGGAGCGTCGTGTCATACGCCTGAACCGACGCGTTGTACTGGCGGCGCGCATACGCGACCTGGTTCTCTGTGGACGCCAGCTGACTCATCAGGGACTGCACGGTCTCGTTGCTGCGCAGCACCGGGTAATTCTCGACGATCACGAGCAGGCGCGCGATCGCGCTCTGGTACTGGTTGGCTGCCTCGATGCGCGCCGGGGTCCCCGGTTGCGTCCCCGCGTAGTGTGTGCGGGCATTGGCCAGCGCCGCGAACACGGTGCGCTCCTGATTCAACACGGCCCGCGTGGATTCCACCAGGTTGGGAATCAGATCGAAGCGGCGCTGGAGTTGCGTCTCGACGTCGGCCTGCGCGGCATCCACCTGCTGGCGGAGCTGCACCAGCCGGTTGTAGGTGCCGGCGACGGACGAGACCGCCATGACACCGATCAGGACTACGACGAGTACTGCGATCAGCACCGCACGCATCGCACCCTCCCCCCTCCATCCCGCACGACCGCCGGGACGGCACGGGCCACCCCCAGTATACGAACGGGGTCAAGCGGCGGCGCAAAAAAAACGCGCGGGCCCCGGCTCGGCCCGCGCGTCAGCGGGTGGATTTACGCCGCGGGAGCGGCGGGCAGAACAAACCCGTTCGACGGCGTGAGCTTTGGCTTCGTGCCGCCGCGTGACGACCCGATCCCAAACCTCGTGTTGAGGATCTCGATGGCGCGATCGAGCTGGCTGTCGCGGCCCGCGTTCATCGCCTGCGAGGTCAGCGACTCCGTCGTATCCGGCAGGACACCCTGCCCTTCGAGCCGGACGCCCTTGCCGGTCAGCACGCGCGCCACGGTCACGCTCATCCCGGCGCCCTCCGGCAGGTCGATCGTAATCCCGACCTCCACCGCACCGGCCGTTTTGGTCCCCTCGACGATTCCCCGCCCCTGCTCCTGAATCGCCGCCGAGAGCAACTCCGCCGCCGATGCCGTACTCTCGTCGACGAGCACGATGATCGGCAGGCCGGCCGGCACGACCGGCTGGACCGGCGTCTGCATGACGAAGTTGCGGCCGCTCCGCGTGCGCATCTGCAGTACCGGCGATCCCGCCGGCAGAATCGCCGCCGACACGTCGCGGAGTTCGCTCACCAGACCGCCCGGGTTGCCGCGGAGATCCAGCACCATCCCGCGCATGCCGTCACCGCGCAGCCCCAGCATCGCCTTCCGCACGCTGGTGCCGACCCCCGGGACGAATTCGTACAGCCGGACGTAGCCGATGTCGCCGGGCAGCATCCGATCGGTCACCGTCGGCACGTGAATCTGTCCCCGCACGATGGCGACGTCGACCGGATCCGCAGCACCCGGGCGGAGCAGCGTAAGCGTCACCCGGCTCCCGGCCGTGCCGCGGATCATCTGCGACACGTGGTCGTCGTTCAGGTCGGCCGTGGCGTGGCCGTCGACGGCGAGGACGCGATCGAATACCCGGACCCCGGCCTGCTCGGCGGGGCCGCCCGGATAGATTTCGCTGATGTAGTATTGGTCGTCGCGGTGCAAGAGCACGATCCCCACGCCGCTGAACGCCGCCTGGCCGGTCTCCCGGCGCTTGATCTCCTGATAGAGTGCGGGCGGCACGAAACCGGTGTGAGAATCGTGGAGGCTGTCGAGCATCCCGGCGGTCGCCGCGTAGGCGAGATCGGTCTCCGTGACTTTGTCCGCGACCTGGCTGGCGATCTCGGCGAACCGCTGCGTGAACAGTGAGATCGCCCGATCATCCGACGCGGTCGGGCTGATGGGGCCGCCGAAGGGCTGGGCGTCGGCCCGCTTTTCGGCGGCGGCGAGGGCGGCGTTGAGCAGCGGAGCCGCGGCCAGCGTGTCCACATAGTTCTTCTGCAGCGTGCGAAGCGCGTCGATGACGAAGGGCGCCGATGCCGCGTTGGCGCGCGGCATGGCGGGTGCGGCGAGGACGGCGACCAGCACGGCGACCAGAACCAGGGACGTGAGGCGGAAACGAGCAGCCATCGAGGCTCCCCCCGGGAGTTTGTGGGTGTTTCGCGCTGCCACCAAAGTGTTCGCTATAGTATCACGGGCATCCCCCGCAGTGTATCGTGTCAGGAACCGATATCTCCTCGGCGAATTCGCACCCGCTCCCCCGGTCCGGCCCCCAGGCGCGCGATCGCGCTACCCTGGTTCACCCCGATTTCGACCAGGCCGTCCCCGCCGACCAGGACGATGGCCCCGCCGGCCGGCACGTCCCCGAACGTACGTCCGACGGTGGCCGGCAGCGCCCGGCCGCCGGCCTCGACGACGACCTGGACATCCTGTCCCAACTCGGCGAGCGCGGACCCCGGGATCGTGGTCACAAGATTGCCGAACGGGTCGACCCAGAGCACGGTCCCCAGGAGCCCGGAGCCGTCTGGGCCCCCATCCTCGAGTGTCAGCTCGACGTGCTCCGGGGCCGGCGTCCCCACCCGCTCGAACACCGTGCCGGCCGCGAGGTGGGCGGCGACGGCGGCGAAGACGTCGCGGCCGTGGAACGTCGGCGATACCGGGTGCCGCCAGTACGCCTCGTTTGTCAACCGGTAGACGGCGGGGAAGCCCAACCGCTTCGCGGCGGGCACAAGGAGCCCGTTGTCCGGCCCGACGAACGTCTGCCCGCCGGCGGCGACGGCGAGCGCGGCGCGCGCCGTCCCGACTCCGGGATCGACCACGGCGCAGTGCACCGTCCCGGCCGGGCACGCCGGCGCCACGGACCATAACAGGTAGGCCCCGGTGCGCACGTTATGGCGCGGCACCGCGTGTGAGATGTCGATGAACCGTGCGTCGCAGATCCCCGCAGCCACGGCCTTCATCGCCGCGGGATACGGGGAGTCGAGACCAAAGTCAGAGAGGAACGTCAGCAGCCGCATCACCGGCCCCGCAGAACGCGACGGCGGTCTCCGCCAGTACCTGCGCGCAGGCGGCGGTGGACGGCACGTCGACGTACTCCACCTCCGCGTGCAGCCCTTCCCCGGATGGTCCAAAGAGCACGGTCGAGATTCCGTGCTGGGTCAGAATCGCGGCGTCGCACCAATACGCCACCCCGATGGGCGCCGGATCCCGGCCGAGGACCCGGCCGGCCGCGCCGCGGAGGGCCCGCACGATCGGCGCATCCGGATCCACGTCGAGGCCCGGCCGGCTGCCCGTAATCTCCACCGTCGCGCGGAAGGCCGGATCGGCGGTCCGGAGCCCCGCCAGCGCCTCCTCGAGCTCGCGACGGACGCCGTCCGGGGTTTCCGCGGGAAGCATTCGGCGCTCGATGTCGAGCGTGCAGGACGGCGGATAGGTACTGAGACCCTCTCCGCCCTCGATGAGCGAGGCGTGGACGGACGGGCGGCCGAGCAACGGGTGGGCGGCGCGGGGCAGGACCTCGCGGTCGAGCCGTTCGATCGCCGCGAGCACCCGTCCCATGTGTGCGATCGCGTCCACCCCCACCGCCACGTCGCTGCCGTGCGCGGCGTGGCCCTCCGTACGGATTCGCGCCCAGGCAAACCCCTTATGCGCCACGCCGACGCGCAACCCGGTCGGCTCGGTGATGATCGCCGCGTCGGCGCGGTGCCGGCGCACGAGCGCCTCGGTTCCGGCGCTCAAATGCTCTTCGTCGACCACGAACGTCAAGATGAGGTCCCCGAGGGGGACGACGCGCGCCTCGCGAATGGCGCCCGCGGCGGCCACCATCGCGGCCAGCCCGGCCTTCATGTCGAGGGCGCCCCGGCCGTAGAGCCGGTCCCCGCGGTGCGCGGGGACGAACGGCTCCGCCATGCCGGCCGGACCGACCGTATCGGTGTGGCCGTTCAGCATGAGCGAGCGTCCGCGGCGCGGAGCCCGGCCGCGCAGCACCGCGACGAGATTGGGACGGCCGGGCGCCGCCTCCTCCAACGCGACCTCGAGATCGAGGGTGCGGCACACCTCGGCGAGAGCCTCGGCGAGCTTCGCTTCGCCGGCCCCGCCCGGCACGAGTTGCGGATTGACGGACGGAATGGCCACCAGCCGCTCGACCAGTCCGATCACGGCCTCGGGCCGAACACGGGGGGCCGCGGACGGGCTCATGGGTTACCGCTGACAGCCCGGACAGGAGAACGTGGGCCGGCCGCCGAGGCGTCCATCGCGCACCGTACCTCCGCACCCGGGGCACGGTTGGCCCGCGCGGCCGTAGACCGAGAGCGGCGCGCGGCCCGGACGGCCGAGCGCGTCGTGGAAACCCGGTTCGCCCCCCGCGGCGATCGCGGCCCGCAGCACCCTGCGGGTCGTATCGTACAGCCCCCGCATCTCGGGACGTGTGAGCGCGGCCACAGGGCGGTCGGGGCGGATGCCGGCGTGGAACAGAATTTCGTGGGCCCAGAGGTTGCCGATCCCCGCGATCCGGGTCTGGTTGCACAGCGCCGTCCGAGTGACCCCGCGCGTGCCCAGCGCGGCGCGGAAGACCTCGAAGGTGGACCCGCGCGCGAGCGGATCGATGCCGGGCTCGGCCGCCTCCTCTGCGCGCTCGGGCGTGAGCACGGAAAACGTGCTCAACTGGAGCTCGCGGAACTCGAGCGCGGCGCCGCCGCCGAAGCGCAGCAACACGGAGGTCCCGCCGTCCGGGACCGCGCCTGCAACATGGAATCGCACCACGCCCCAGAGCATGTAGTGAAAGACGAGTACTGCCGGATCGACCTGGAACCACAGCGCCTTCCCTCGCCTGGTGATCCCGGCGATCGTCCGCCCGCGGAGCGCGCGGTCAAGCCCCCGGGGGGAATGCGTCCGCAGCACCGCCGGCCGGCGCACGTCCGCCCGATCGATCGTCTTACCCGCCACGGTCCGGACGAGGCTGCGCCGCGCGGCCTCAACCGCCGGCAGTTCAGGCACCCCGCACCTCCGCCGCGGCCAGGTCCAACGCCCGCGGGATCTCGGCGGGAGGCACCGCCCCCTGCGCCGCGTCCGTGGTCCCGCCGCCCCGCCCGCCCACCGCCCGCGCGGCGTGCGCGAGGACGGCCGCCATGTCGACGGCGATGCCCGGCGAGCGCGCGAAGTACAGGCGGCCGGTCTCGACGATGCCGGCGAGCACGACGCACGGCTCGCGCGCGGTCAGCTCCCGCAGCAGGAGCCGGACGTCGTCGGCGTCGCGCCGCGGGAACTCGAGCCGGAGCACCTTGCGCGCGTCCGTCGCGGGGACCTCGCCCAGGCGTTCCGCGGCCTCGTACGCCAGCAGCCGGCGCGTCGACGCGGCCAGCGCCCGCTGGGCGTCCTCCGCCCGGGCCGCCAGCCGTAAGAGCGCCTCCGGCAGCTCTCGATCGCCCACGGTGAGCCGGCCGCTCCACTCCGACACGAGCGCGTGCTTCCAGCGATAATCCCGGAGCGCGCGCCACCCGGTCAGGAACTCGACCCGCAGGCGGCCCTTCGCGCGCTCCCACCGCCGCAGCAGAACCGGCCCGAGCTCGCCGGTCGCGCGGACGTGCGTGCCGCCGCAGGCCGACCGGTCGAGCCCGTCGATCTCGACGACGCGCAGCATTCCCGCGCGCTTCGGCGGCCGCCGGAGCCCGAGGGCCTCCGCCTCGCCGGCCTCGACGAAGCGCACCGTCACCGGACGATTCTCATAGACCGCCTCGGCGACGGCGTTCTCCACGACGAGGGCGTCCTCCGCCGATAACCCGGTTCGGTCGAAATCGATCGTGGACGCCTCGCCGAGATGGACCGAGGCCGTCTCCGCGCCGAGCACGCGGAGGAACGCCGCCGACACGAGATGTTGCGCCGTGTGCTGTTGCATGTGGTCGAACCGCCGGCCCCAGTCGAGCGCGGCCTCGACCTCGGTGCCCGTCCCCGGCGGCGCTGCGCCGGGCGCCAGCACGTGGAGGATGTAGTCGTCCGCGTCGACGACGTCGACCACCGGGACCCCCGCGAGCGTTCCGGTATCGTGCGGCTGGCCGCCGGAGGTCGGGTAAAAG
The sequence above is a segment of the bacterium genome. Coding sequences within it:
- a CDS encoding alanyl-tRNA editing protein gives rise to the protein MYSNTGRESAVPPGTPPTERLYYADAYRRAFLAGVVAVIPAGADRAGADRAGVVLDRTAFYPTSGGQPHDTGTLAGVPVVDVVDADDYILHVLAPGAAPPGTGTEVEAALDWGRRFDHMQQHTAQHLVSAAFLRVLGAETASVHLGEASTIDFDRTGLSAEDALVVENAVAEAVYENRPVTVRFVEAGEAEALGLRRPPKRAGMLRVVEIDGLDRSACGGTHVRATGELGPVLLRRWERAKGRLRVEFLTGWRALRDYRWKHALVSEWSGRLTVGDRELPEALLRLAARAEDAQRALAASTRRLLAYEAAERLGEVPATDARKVLRLEFPRRDADDVRLLLRELTAREPCVVLAGIVETGRLYFARSPGIAVDMAAVLAHAARAVGGRGGGTTDAAQGAVPPAEIPRALDLAAAEVRGA